In Citrus sinensis cultivar Valencia sweet orange chromosome 3, DVS_A1.0, whole genome shotgun sequence, the sequence TAGGGATTTGGGGCATTGGTGGTATAGGCAAAACAGCTATCGCTAGAGCTATTTTCGACAAAATCTCGGGTGATTTTGAATGTTCTTGCTTCCTCGAAAATGTTCGAGAAGAGTCACAAAGACCAGGAGGATTAGCTTGCTTACGACAAAAGcttctttcaaatttattgaagGATAAAAATGTGATGCCTTATATTGACCTCAATTTTAGAAGGCTCAGCCGCATGAAGGTTCTGATTGTTTTTGATGATGTGACTTGCTTCAACCAATTAGAATCTTTAATTGGAAGTCTTGATTGGTTGACGCCTGTGAGTCGAATCATAATAACCACcagaaataaacaagtgctTAGAAATTGGGGGGTgagtaaaatatataagatGCAGGCATTAGAATATCATCACGCTCTTGAGCTTTTTTGTCGACATGCCTTCAAACAAAACCATCCTGATGTTGGTTATGAGGAACTTTCAAGCAAAGTAATGAAATATGCTCAAGGTGTTCCATTAGCTCTTAAAGTTTTGGGTTGCTTTCTATatgaaagggaaaaagaagtCTGGGAAagtgcaattaataaattgcAAAGAATCCTCCATCCAAGTATTCTAgaggtattaaaaataagttatgaTGATTTGGACGATAAAGAGAAAAGTATTTTCCTTGATGTTGCTTGTTTCTTTCGAGGTGAGCATGTAAATCCTATAATGAAATTCTTTAATGCAAGCGGCTTCTACCCAGAAATAGGAATAAGTGTTCTTGTTGATAAGTCTCTCATCGCTATTGATTCACACAAAAAGATAACAATGCATGATTTACTACAAGAATTGGGTAGGGAAATTGTTCGACAAGAATCAATTAATCCTGAAAACCGCAGTAGATTGTGGCATCATCAAGATATCTATGAAGTTCTTACGTATAATACGGTAAGCAGTTTGTTGtggattattattttggaataATGTAGTGTTTAAAAACTTGATGTGAATATATTTACATACGCTCGAACTGATGAATCTTAGAATTAATAGAAGAGTGGCAATGTTAGAAAAAACAATAGTGGTTAGATGACGTagcaataaattataaatgcgATGACAACTTGCATAACCGTTTGTAAGCATAATTGATATGTAAATTTGTGTAGTACACGTAcagaatttttatgttaagTATTACCTGTGTTATTATGTTTCTTTGTGCATTTGCAATTAAGTGTTTAACTGCCTAGcaataactataaaaatgaattattgaaatttgataCGAGTAATGAAAGAGAGCCCCACTCCAATCCCACATAAACTCCAtacaagaataaataaaaattgaattaataactAAGCTACCTCTAATTGGGAATTAGGGACAAAATTGCCCCAAAAATTTGTCTTGGTGGGGTTGAAGTGCGATTCATTAGTGGAATATACATAtctttcatttgattttaactttaatttttttattcatttttaggGGACAGAAAAAATCGAGGGCATCTGTTTGGATATGTCAAAAGTAAAAGAGATCCATCTAAATCCCAATACTTTCACAAAGATGcctaaattgagatttttaaagttCTATAGTTCATCATTCAATGGAGAGAACAAATGTAAGGTGTCTTATTTGCAAAACTTTGGATTTTCTGAAGTGAAATATCTTCACTGGCATGGATATCCGTTGAAGTCATTGCCTTCAAACCTTAGTGCAGAGAAGCTTGTGTTACTTGAAGTGCCTGATAATGACATTGAACAACTTTGGGATTGTGTGAAGGTATGCATATCTTATTATATATGTGCAATCTttcaataacaatattaaattattatagtGGTAACGTTTTTGTCTTGGCCTCTTTTTTGACCGAGCAGCATTATAGTAAGTTAAACCAGATAATCCATGCTGCCTACAATAAGCTAATTGCCAAAGCTCCAAATCCCACGTTGATGCCACGTCTGAACAAGCTAGTTATCTTGAATCTAAGAGGTAGCAAAAGCCTGAAAAGTCTTCCATCTGGAATATTTAACTTGGAATTTCTTACCAAACTTGATCTTTCGGGCTGCCCAAAACTGAAAAGGCTTCCAGAGATCTCATCAGGTAATATAAGCTGGTTATTTTTACGGGGGACTGCAATTGAAGAACTGCCCTCATCAATTGAGCGTCTGCTTAGGCTTGGGTTCTTGGACCTTTCAAATTGTAAAAGGCTTAAGAGTCTCCCAAGCAGCCTATGGAAGTTGAAATCTCTTGGAATTCTTAATCTCTGGGGTTGCTCAAATCTTCAGAGATTGCCCGAATGTCTTGTCCAATTATCCTACCCAATAATATTGAATCTAGCGAAAACCAATATTGAGAGAATACCAGAAAGCATTATCCAACATTTCATGCTGCGATACCTCCTCTTAAGTTATAGTGAGAGGCGTCAATCCTTACCAAAGCCTCCATTCCTTGCACGAGATTGCCTGGCACCGCAACCATTCTTAGGTTTGTTCTCTAAGTTATGAATCTTATAGGCAGTGTTTTTTGACCGgagcaataattttaaattggaaGGTAATTATACTGCAGGAATTGTTGAAGATACCCAGAGAATTCCGCATATGGACCATATGCTAGCTTTCCGTTGGCAAGAAATACAGGAAAATGTGTGTCTTTAACTCTCTCTGTTTACAATTtctacaatttcttttttgggtttaaaattatgattttttggtACAGAGAGGTTTTTCCATGGGCAAACTTCATATCGTACTGTCTGGGAATGAAATTCCAAAGTGGTTTAAGCTTCAAAGTGTGGGATCTTTTATAACCTTGGAGATGCCACCAGATTTCTTCCGTAATAGCCGAGTGCAGGGCATTGCATTTTGTGctattttagcattttcagaCCGTCATGTAGATTGTGGCAGAcagttttcattttcttgtgaGCTCAAAGTGAAAGCCACCAAAGATTGTGGTCCCCATGACACACAATTATTTCAGAGCAGAGTTAATTATATAGAATTAGATCACTTACATTTGGGGTACTACCTGTTCTGTGAAGAGGATTTTAATGGTTTTTGGAAATGCAATTGCATTCCTGAGGCAGTCCACTTTAATGTTTTTCCACCTCTGGAGTGCCAGTGCTGCGGGGTGAAAAAATGTGGGATCCATTTACTTCACACCCAAGATTCTACGAATTCATGAATAGAAGATCCAAGCACGTGTTTCGTGAATGTATTTTCactgttttcctttttctaaTGACAATTAATAATAGGAGAAATGCCAAAATCAGTTCTTAGAACAAAACATCCATGTAATAACTTTCGATGGATCTGGTGCATGTAACACAAATTCACCTTATTAGGCGAAGAGTATAATGTATGAAAAGCACTTGAtgtatattgtaaaattaaaattattggccTTCTTTTTCTTACTTTGTGCACACAACACATCACGATTTTGTTATTGAGCCTTACAACTCAAAACAATCCACGTAGTTAGGAGAGCACGTGACTTATACACCAGTAATAAAACTCACAAGCTAGGCGATGTCGGATATTACAGGACGCACAACAATTCTTATTGGCGGAGCTATGTTGTGGGCCCATATCTCTATCAATGAAAACTTGCCACTCACCCCATTGCGCACCATATCAACTCTCATCTATATAATGCAAtcacatttgaaaattttctactTTCTTTAAATCTAAATTGTTGTATATGGGAAAGTTTCATCATGTGGAAACAAAAGCCATAAAGAGGGAACAGTTAAAACACCATcaaatcttatatattttaaaaaaatatatttgtatactgattaaaaaaaaaggataggTGTCATTTTCACTCTACTTATTTGTGTTGTGAATCCATTCGCTTAAACATGTGTGCACTTTTTCAAGTATATGTACCAATTCCATATTTGGAATGGTGCATTTGATTCCATAGTTGACGTGGTATCGTCTATGGCtggaatttatatttataaaactgACTTGTAAGGAAAGGATTGAAGATGCCTGTGAACTTATATTTCGATTTAGATTATTGTATCTTTTCCATGTATAAAATTGGATCCTATCATTCACATATCGTTAACATGAGCAATTTAGATTACTAAATAAttgttctttattattgtgctgaatttgactttttattgaataatttgatatatGCCTTGAATCAATTTGGATTTTCTACAACTTGTCAGGGATCAGTTTCTCCTACATTCTTTTCGGCGCCAAAAGATCTTCAAGCGGTTGAATAAgatttgatatataatatcattCTACGGAACTGTTGATGGTACCTTGCAACTGTTGCAAGCTAGCTAGACCCAGAAAAGTTCactacaagataaaaattatttttttctcatctgTGCCTCGTGTACtaaattttgtgttattttgttacatataATATCATTCTACGGAATGCGGGAAGAAAAAATGTGGGGTCGATTTATTGTAAGCACCAAATTAAACCGAAGATCCAAGCGCAAGTTTCAAACTAAACCAACCCAAAGTTTGGGCAACAGTCCAACGCAACCCaactaaaatcattttaatttgattttagtttGGGTTGACTTAGGCTTTGATAAATTCACATGTTGTATaccataattaaaataaagtatcATTTGTCATACATTTTATACATTAAACACATAGTGAAGgaaaaaagtttcaaaaattcaGTGGCGGCAAACGTCCTCTCAGGAATCTTTGTGGGCAACGCATACGTGTTATCTTCACTAATAAGTGTTGAATCTTTAGCTTCAAaggaaagaaactaaaaagcGTAGGGATATTTCCACcccattatttttgtaaatttaccccacttctagaaaataattataatgaattcacaatattttttaaaaaatacacattaataaaaattttgtatagttaatcaattaaatccttctattgctttttttattagatttcttTGAGTATATTTGATCATAAacttgatataaattttattttaccattttagtattatgatataaaatgatcaaattgtaaaataaacacgGGTTAttgtatctaataatttaggtatttaattatatgaactaatatttttaaatgaaatttaactATTATTTTCACTATCTTAAGtgtaaatgatataaatttgacaagctaataatttacatgagtATTGTGCCATAAAGACATtatgtttgtttaattaatgttttacaatcatactaataaagtagtattagaaataatgaatttgattgaagTTAAAGAATTAGTTTTAccttataaggataaaataatcaatttagaCTTATGTCAAATCAATCTTTatgatcaaatataataaaaaaatttaagtcacaaaaagtaaattaaaatagatttgttaatttgttcTCCAAAGTTCAAAACGAGTAAAAGGGATTAGGCTTCGtagtttaggaaataaatttactgaatagaaatatttttagtatatattatttatttttcattcaaacaTTTTCTCATTTCAGCAAAGGTcacaaaaatttacttatttaatttaaatgtaaatgtctaaaaattagatataagttattaaaaaaaattaatttttttttaaaattagactTCATATGTTTAACAATCAACCCTAAGGATAATGAAAAAGagctattaaaacaaaaaaaaagaataattttgaaactaaatacaattaattgagAGATGAGGACGGATAAGATAAATTcagagataaaaattaaaatatcaccCTACTTATTGCTGCCAGTTATGAGCATTAAAGCACAGAAGCACGTGTGTTGAAAAGTATGGTGTTCGTGTGGAATTAATGGTTAAATGATgtaacaataaattataaatgccATGACAACTTGTGTGATCGTTTGTAAGcctaatttatatatcaacTTGTGTACTATACATAcagaatttttatgttaaatattaCGTGTGATATTATGTTTCTTTGTGCATTTGCAATTAAGAGTTTAGCTGCCGAGCAATAACCATAAACATGgattattgaaatttgattcCTGTAATGGCAGAGAGCCCCACTCCTATCCCACCTCAACTCTACtcaagaataaataaacgTTGAATTAATAACTAAGCTACCTCTAATCGTGAATTAATGACAAACTTACCCTAAAAAATTGTCTTGGTTGGGTTGAGGTGCGATTCATTGGTGGAATATacatatcatttttcatttaattttaactttattcttttttttaaattaaattttagggGACAGAAAAAATTGAGGGCATTTGTTCGGATATgtcaaaagtaaaagatatCCATCTAAATCCCAATACTTTCACAAAGATGCGTaagttgagatttttaaaattctatagCTCATCATTCAATGGAGAGAACAAATGTAAGGTGTCTTATTTGCAAGACCCCGGATTTGCTGAAGTGAAGTATTTTTACTGGCATGGATACCCGTTGAAGTCATTGCCTTCAAACCTTAATGCAGAGAAGCTTTTGTTTCTTGAACTGCCTGGTAGCGACATTGAACAACTTTGCGATGGTGTGAAGGTATGTATATCTTGATATATATGTGCAATCtttcaataataatgttaaattatcATACATGGTAATGATTTTGTGTTGGCTTCTTTTTGATCGAGCAGCGTCATGGTAAGTTAAACCAGATAATCCATGCTGCCTGCAAGAAGCTAATTGCCAAAATTCCAAGCCCCACGTTGATTCCACATCCGAACAATCTAGTTGCCTTGAATCTAACAGGTAGCAAAAGCCTGAAAAGTCTTCCAGctagaatatttaatttggaaTTTCTTATCGAACTTAATCTTTCGGGTTGTTCAAAACTGAAGA encodes:
- the LOC102616865 gene encoding disease resistance protein RPV1-like isoform X4, yielding MASSSQNNKKYDVFVSFRGEETRDNFTSHLYSALCRQNIQTFIDDQLNRGDEISESIVNAIEASAISVIVFSEGYASSRWCLDELVKILECKKEYAQIVIPVFYRVDPSDVRNQTGSFGDSFSKLEEKLKENTEKLRSWRNALKEAASLSGFHSLNIRHESELTNEVVNHILKRLDEVFQPRDNKNQLVGVESTVDEIESLLGVESKGVYALGIWGIGGIGKTAIARAIFDKISGDFECSCFLENVREESQRPGGLACLRQKLLSNLLKDKNVMPYIDLNFRRLSRMKVLIVFDDVTCFNQLESLIGSLDWLTPVSRIIITTRNKQVLRNWGVSKIYKMQALEYHHALELFCRHAFKQNHPDVGYEELSSKVMKYAQGVPLALKVLGCFLYEREKEVWESAINKLQRILHPSILEVLKISYDDLDDKEKSIFLDVACFFRGEHVNPIMKFFNASGFYPEIGISVLVDKSLIAIDSHKKITMHDLLQELGREIVRQESINPENRSRLWHHQDIYEVLTYNTGTEKIEGICLDMSKVKEIHLNPNTFTKMPKLRFLKFYSSSFNGENKCKVSYLQNFGFSEVKYLHWHGYPLKSLPSNLSAEKLVLLEVPDNDIEQLWDCVKHYSKLNQIIHAAYNKLIAKAPNPTLMPRLNKLVILNLRGSKSLKSLPSGIFNLEFLTKLDLSGCPKLKRLPEISSGNISWLFLRGTAIEELPSSIERLLRLGFLDLSNCKRLKSLPSSLWKLKSLGILNLWGCSNLQRLPECLVQLSYPIILNLAKTNIERIPESIIQHFMLRYLLLSYSERRQSLPKPPFLARDCLAPQPFLGIVEDTQRIPHMDHMLAFRWQEIQENRGFSMGKLHIVLSGNEIPKWFKLQSVGSFITLEMPPDFFRNSRVQGIAFCAILAFSDRHVDCGRQFSFSCELKVKATKDCGPHDTQLFQSRVNYIELDHLHLGYYLFCEEDFNGFWKCNCIPEAVHFNVFPPLECQCCGVKKCGIHLLHTQDSTNS
- the LOC102616865 gene encoding disease resistance protein RPV1-like isoform X5, which gives rise to MASSYRNNKKYDVFVSFRGEDTRDNFTSHLYSALCRQNIQTFIDDQLNRGDEISESLVNAIEASAISVIVFSEGYASSRWCLDELVKILECKKYYAQIVIPVFYRVDPSDVRNQTGSFGDSFSKLEERSKENTEKLRNWRTVLKEAASLSGFHSLNMRRESELINEVVNNILKRLDEVFRPRDNKNQLVGVESKVEEIESLLGVESKDVYALGIWGIGGIGKTTIARATFDKISRYFDGSCFLENVGGESQRPGGLACLPQKLLSNLLKDENAIPGIDINFRRLSHMKVLIVFDDVTCFSQLESIIGSRDWLMPVSRIIITTRNKQVLRNWGVRKIYEMEALEYHHALELFSRHAFKQNYPDFGYEELSSKAMKYAQGFPLALKVLGCFLYEREKEIWESAINKLQRILHPSILEVLKISYDDLDDKEKSIFLDVACFFRGEHVNPIMKFFNASGFYPEIGISVLVDKSLIAIDSHKKITMHDLLQELGREIVRQESINPENRSRLWHHQDIYEVLTYNTGTEKIEGICLDMSKVKEIHLNPNTFTKMPKLRFLKFYSSSFNGENKCKVSYLQNFGFSEVKYLHWHGYPLKSLPSNLSAEKLVLLEVPDNDIEQLWDCVKHYSKLNQIIHAAYNKLIAKAPNPTLMPRLNKLVILNLRGSKSLKSLPSGIFNLEFLTKLDLSGCPKLKRLPEISSGNISWLFLRGTAIEELPSSIERLLRLGFLDLSNCKRLKSLPSSLWKLKSLGILNLWGCSNLQRLPECLVQLSYPIILNLAKTNIERIPESIIQHFMLRYLLLSYSERRQSLPKPPFLARDCLAPQPFLGIVEDTQRIPHMDHMLAFRWQEIQENRGFSMGKLHIVLSGNEIPKWFKLQSVGSFITLEMPPDFFRNSRVQGIAFCAILAFSDRHVDCGRQFSFSCELKVKATKDCGPHDTQLFQSRVNYIELDHLHLGYYLFCEEDFNGFWKCNCIPEAVHFNVFPPLECQCCGVKKCGIHLLHTQDSTNS